From Octadecabacter arcticus 238, a single genomic window includes:
- the istB gene encoding IS21-like element helper ATPase IstB → MSNAQIDTFKLPVMLTALRLPSFQKHWQEIAEQADKEAWPAARFLAVLAEYEMAERETRRIQRHFNESKLLGGKTLATYQFEAVPSLPKAHIEALAGGDWIERGGNLIAIGNSGTGKTHILCAIGHALIEAGYRVLYSRTGDLVQKLQIARQELALENALAKLDKFDLIILDDITYAHKDQAETSVLFELIARRYEYKSIAIAANQPFSAWDQIFPDKAMTIAAIDRLVHHATILEMNAESFRRRAASDNQKAYANAPATTSVKSKPEEITDQDTTK, encoded by the coding sequence ATGAGCAACGCCCAAATAGATACGTTCAAATTGCCCGTTATGCTCACTGCATTGCGATTGCCCAGCTTCCAAAAACATTGGCAGGAGATCGCAGAGCAAGCAGACAAAGAGGCTTGGCCTGCTGCGCGCTTTTTGGCTGTGCTGGCTGAATATGAGATGGCGGAGCGAGAAACGCGACGGATACAGCGCCATTTTAATGAGTCAAAACTCTTAGGCGGCAAGACCTTGGCAACTTACCAGTTTGAGGCAGTGCCAAGTCTGCCTAAGGCGCACATTGAAGCGCTAGCCGGCGGTGACTGGATTGAGCGCGGCGGCAATCTCATCGCAATCGGAAACTCAGGGACAGGGAAAACCCATATCCTGTGTGCAATTGGGCATGCCCTGATTGAGGCGGGGTATCGTGTACTTTACTCTCGGACGGGCGACCTCGTGCAAAAGCTGCAGATCGCAAGGCAGGAGCTCGCACTGGAAAATGCTTTGGCCAAACTCGACAAGTTTGATCTGATCATCCTTGATGATATCACTTACGCACATAAAGATCAGGCCGAAACCAGTGTCTTGTTCGAGCTTATTGCGCGTCGATATGAATACAAAAGTATCGCAATCGCCGCCAATCAACCGTTCAGCGCATGGGATCAAATATTCCCGGATAAGGCCATGACTATCGCGGCCATCGATCGCCTCGTCCACCACGCCACCATTCTAGAGATGAATGCGGAGAGTTTCCGCAGGCGCGCGGCCAGCGACAACCAAAAAGCCTACGCAAACGCGCCAGCGACAACATCTGTCAAGAGTAAGCCAGAGGAGATTACAGACCAAGACACCACTAAATAA
- a CDS encoding GntR family transcriptional regulator, with translation MKLSTKELTESLRELILKGEFTSGEHMREIALAERFQVSRTPIRVALAANAKDGLLKYSRNRGYSVRSFDKRDIIDAFEMRSMLEGVASRVAAEQGMRLDAEQQARRACDVNDSLLLQNCEIDEASIEIWREQNQLFHSAILNQSGNRFMHEMMRIVQQIPAVYPPIIAPYRLQDLRLYNAQHRKILDCIIKRQGMRAEALMREHITGAGDIFCEAKPN, from the coding sequence ATGAAGCTTTCCACAAAAGAATTGACCGAATCTCTTAGAGAGCTAATTCTAAAAGGTGAGTTTACATCGGGTGAGCACATGCGAGAAATCGCCCTCGCCGAGCGGTTCCAAGTATCCCGGACGCCGATTCGAGTCGCTTTGGCCGCCAATGCGAAGGATGGGCTTCTGAAGTATAGCCGGAATCGAGGCTATTCTGTCCGTTCGTTCGACAAGCGCGACATCATCGACGCATTTGAGATGCGTTCGATGTTGGAAGGCGTTGCAAGCCGTGTCGCAGCAGAACAAGGCATGAGGCTCGATGCGGAACAGCAGGCACGTCGTGCCTGTGATGTCAACGATTCGTTGTTGCTTCAGAATTGTGAAATCGACGAAGCATCCATCGAAATTTGGCGCGAGCAGAACCAATTGTTCCACAGTGCTATTCTAAACCAATCCGGCAACCGTTTTATGCACGAGATGATGCGGATTGTGCAACAGATCCCAGCGGTTTATCCCCCGATAATCGCGCCCTACCGGTTGCAGGATTTGCGTTTGTATAATGCGCAGCATCGCAAGATCCTTGATTGCATCATTAAGCGACAGGGGATGCGTGCGGAAGCCTTGATGCGTGAACATATTACTGGAGCTGGCGACATTTTCTGTGAAGCCAAACCCAACTAG
- a CDS encoding IS6 family transposase translates to MIDFKGMHFPKDVILFAVFFYLRYPVSYRDLEEIMEERGVDVDHGTLNRWVVKFAPLLATQAQARKKPTAVSWRMDETYIKVKGKWTYYYRAVDNTGKTLDFMLSERRDKAAARRFFKRAIGTNGVPDRVVIDKSGANLAGLQSVNVILKFTGSGNTIKILQVKYLNNIIEQDHRFVKRITGPMLGFKAFHSAEATLAGIETAHMIRKGQLHANGLTAFQQFAALGA, encoded by the coding sequence ATGATCGATTTCAAGGGTATGCACTTCCCGAAGGACGTGATCCTTTTCGCGGTCTTCTTTTATCTTCGCTACCCGGTCTCATACCGTGATCTTGAAGAGATCATGGAGGAGCGTGGCGTTGATGTTGATCATGGAACCTTGAACCGTTGGGTAGTTAAGTTTGCGCCGCTGCTGGCGACACAAGCGCAAGCCCGGAAGAAGCCAACTGCAGTATCTTGGCGCATGGACGAAACATACATCAAGGTTAAGGGCAAATGGACCTACTATTACCGGGCGGTCGACAACACAGGGAAAACCCTTGATTTTATGCTGTCTGAGCGTCGCGACAAGGCGGCAGCCCGCCGATTTTTCAAGCGCGCAATTGGCACGAACGGCGTGCCTGACCGTGTTGTCATCGACAAAAGCGGCGCTAATCTGGCGGGTCTGCAAAGCGTCAATGTGATCCTGAAGTTCACGGGCTCCGGCAACACGATCAAGATCCTGCAGGTCAAATACCTCAACAACATCATCGAACAGGATCATCGCTTCGTAAAACGGATCACGGGGCCGATGCTAGGCTTCAAGGCCTTCCATTCTGCCGAGGCGACACTGGCTGGGATCGAGACCGCGCACATGATCCGAAAGGGGCAGCTCCATGCCAACGGCCTTACCGCGTTTCAGCAATTTGCGGCGCTCGGAGCGTAA